The segment GGACGTGATGCTGGTGATGGTCGAGTCCTTCGCCGGGACCATGGTCGGCGGCACGACCGCGGACGGGCGCGCCATCACCCCCGTCTTCGACGCCTTCGCGCACGAGGCGCTCAGCGTCGAGCGCTTCTACGCCAACTCCATCCAGACGTCCAAGGGGCAGTTCGCGACGCTCTTCTCGGCGATCCCGAGCCTGCGCGGCAAGGAGTTCGAGCCCTTCGCGGACCGCAGCTTCCTCTCGCTGGCGGCGCTGCTGCGCGGCTTCGGCTACCGCACGGTCTTCCTGCAGGCCTACAAGGACGCCGCGTACGACAACACCCGCGCCTTCCTCGGCGCCAACGGCTTCGACGTCGTGCAGTCCGTCTCCGAGTTCATGGCGCCGGGCGACCGGGAGAAGATCTGGGGCTGGGGGCTGGAGGACGACGTCTTCTACACGCGGTGCCTGGAGCGGCTGGACGCGATCCGCCGCGAGGCCGGCGACCGCCCGCTGTTCGTGGTGCTCGCGCCGATCGGCAATCACATGCCCTTCGACGCCGTGCCGCAGGCGCTGCGGGGCCTGCACCCCGCGCCGGAGACGCCACGCGAGCGCCTGGAGAACTCGATCAACCTCGCCGACCGCTTCCTGGGCACGCTGCTTCAGGAGGCCGGCCGGCGGCCGCGCCTCGCGGCGGGCATCCTGGCCATCACGGCGGACCACGCCACGCCGACCGGCGAGCACGGGTACTTCCACAACGAGGCGCACGCCGACGAGGAGTTCTTCCGCATCCCGTTCGCGCTGCGCTGGCCGGGCCGCGTGGCGCCGCGGCGCATCGCGGACGCGCCCTTCTCGCAGATGGACGTCGCGCCGACGCTCCTCGATCTGCTGCAGCTGCCGGTGGCGCGCGATCCCTTCCAGGGGGTCTCGCTGCTCGAGCCGGCGCGGCGGCTGCACCCGATCTACCTCGTGCAGCCCTATTCCGGCCGCTTTCTCAGCGTCGTCGAGTATCCGTGGAAGATCGTGCGGCACTTCGACCGCGACGCCCTCTTCGACCTCGCGCGCGACCCCGGCGAGCGCACCGACGTCGCGGGGCGCCCCGAGGCCGCCGCGGCCCTGGAGCGGATGCGCGAGCGCCTGGGGCAGATGTACGTCAACCAGAAGCTGCTGGAGGCCGACCTGATCTGGCCGCGCGGGGCGAGCGCGACGGCGCCCTGACTCCCGTCGTTCACGGCCCCCCCTTTGCCACAGGGG is part of the bacterium genome and harbors:
- a CDS encoding sulfatase-like hydrolase/transferase; this translates as MNHVRRWLPLALGWPNALAAALWLQHLAAAARAGLWSPGKPADAAGALLGLLALQALVQAVRAPLPGAPRLRAGLTLLLLFLANALWSYQREARTPFSFDLLMQNLAEMRYYESWQVIFSRIGSVGLFVGIGGCVVLLALERRWRLLSGEAERRPVALKAVAAAGLFGALAISPLPTQDGFTSLVRSIGAYYVPDYPQTPDPAPGTFPLVRSEPGAAARTPVAPAPDVMLVMVESFAGTMVGGTTADGRAITPVFDAFAHEALSVERFYANSIQTSKGQFATLFSAIPSLRGKEFEPFADRSFLSLAALLRGFGYRTVFLQAYKDAAYDNTRAFLGANGFDVVQSVSEFMAPGDREKIWGWGLEDDVFYTRCLERLDAIRREAGDRPLFVVLAPIGNHMPFDAVPQALRGLHPAPETPRERLENSINLADRFLGTLLQEAGRRPRLAAGILAITADHATPTGEHGYFHNEAHADEEFFRIPFALRWPGRVAPRRIADAPFSQMDVAPTLLDLLQLPVARDPFQGVSLLEPARRLHPIYLVQPYSGRFLSVVEYPWKIVRHFDRDALFDLARDPGERTDVAGRPEAAAALERMRERLGQMYVNQKLLEADLIWPRGASATAP